The following are from one region of the Paenibacillus protaetiae genome:
- a CDS encoding beta-ketoacyl-ACP synthase III, which yields MNLYPVGIIGTGKYVPEQILSNHDLEQMVETNDEWIVTRTGIRERRIASKEQATSDLAYEASLKALKAAGLAPEDIELIIVATITPDTFFPSTACVLQEKLGAKKAAAFDLSAACSGFIYSLATASNMIATGMYQNALVIGADTLSRITDYTDRNTCILFGDGAGAAVLGRVPEGRGFQSFELGADGSGGPLLNLAGGGSRLPSSEETVNSKAHYIYMAGNEVFKFAVRIMGSAAEQALAKAGKTKEDIDLLVPHQANIRIIQSALNRLELPDDKAMINVDKYGNMSAASIPVALAEAVEQNKVNEGDCLVLVGFGGGLTWGASVLIW from the coding sequence GTGAATTTATATCCTGTTGGCATTATTGGGACCGGTAAATATGTCCCGGAACAAATTTTATCCAATCATGATCTGGAACAAATGGTAGAAACCAACGACGAATGGATTGTGACCCGCACAGGCATTCGCGAAAGAAGGATTGCTTCGAAGGAACAGGCAACCTCGGATCTGGCTTATGAAGCTTCTCTGAAAGCGCTCAAGGCTGCAGGACTTGCGCCCGAAGATATTGAACTCATTATCGTCGCCACGATTACGCCGGATACGTTTTTCCCTTCGACAGCATGCGTGCTGCAAGAGAAGCTTGGTGCGAAAAAAGCGGCTGCCTTTGATCTTTCGGCTGCATGCTCCGGATTTATTTACAGCCTCGCGACCGCTTCGAACATGATTGCAACGGGCATGTACCAGAATGCGCTTGTCATCGGCGCCGACACCTTGTCGCGCATTACGGACTATACCGACCGCAATACGTGCATCCTGTTTGGTGACGGAGCAGGAGCGGCTGTGCTTGGACGCGTGCCGGAAGGCCGCGGCTTCCAATCGTTTGAACTTGGCGCTGACGGTAGCGGCGGACCGCTTCTTAACCTTGCAGGCGGCGGTTCGCGCCTGCCTTCTTCGGAGGAAACGGTTAATTCGAAAGCTCATTATATTTACATGGCGGGCAATGAAGTGTTTAAATTTGCAGTGCGCATTATGGGCAGCGCGGCGGAGCAGGCGCTGGCCAAAGCAGGCAAAACCAAAGAAGACATTGATTTGCTGGTGCCGCATCAAGCGAATATCCGCATTATCCAGTCCGCGTTAAACCGCCTGGAACTGCCGGATGACAAAGCGATGATCAACGTGGACAAATACGGCAACATGTCGGCTGCGTCCATCCCAGTAGCCCTTGCGGAAGCGGTGGAGCAAAACAAAGTAAACGAAGGCGACTGCCTGGTGCTTGTCGGCTTTGGCGGCGGCCTGACCTGGGGCGCTTCAGTACTGATCTGGTAA
- the fabD gene encoding ACP S-malonyltransferase — MSKTAFVFPGQGAQAVGMGKDIYEAHEGARAVFEQADAALGFALSDMIFNGPDDALKQTANTQPALLTVSVALLKALQDKGLTADYVAGHSLGEYSALVAAGALSFEDAVKTVRARGQFMEAAVPGGQGAMAATLGAEREALAALCASVSSEGEAYAVELANINCPGQIVVSGAAAGVQAVVERGKEAGAKRVIPLEVSGPFHSSLMKPAADKLAGVLESVAISDAAVPVVANVTARPVSAASDIKKLLVEQVYSPVLWEDSVKYLIEQGVDTFVEIGSGTVLAGLIKKIDKSVKIISVNSLESLSNVEV; from the coding sequence GTGAGCAAAACAGCATTCGTATTCCCGGGCCAAGGCGCGCAGGCGGTTGGCATGGGCAAAGATATTTATGAAGCGCATGAAGGCGCACGCGCCGTATTTGAGCAGGCGGATGCCGCGCTTGGCTTTGCGCTTAGCGATATGATTTTCAACGGGCCGGATGATGCGCTGAAGCAAACGGCCAATACGCAGCCGGCGCTTCTGACGGTCAGCGTTGCTTTGTTGAAGGCGCTGCAAGATAAAGGTTTAACTGCGGATTACGTCGCAGGCCACAGCTTGGGCGAATACAGCGCGCTTGTTGCAGCAGGAGCTTTGTCGTTTGAGGATGCGGTCAAAACCGTCCGCGCGCGCGGTCAGTTTATGGAAGCGGCTGTTCCGGGCGGCCAAGGCGCAATGGCTGCGACGCTTGGAGCGGAACGCGAGGCGCTTGCGGCGCTTTGCGCATCGGTCTCATCCGAAGGCGAAGCTTATGCCGTTGAGCTTGCCAACATCAACTGCCCGGGGCAAATCGTTGTCTCCGGCGCGGCAGCGGGTGTTCAAGCGGTTGTAGAGCGCGGTAAAGAAGCGGGAGCGAAACGGGTGATTCCGCTGGAAGTGAGCGGGCCATTCCACTCTTCGCTGATGAAGCCGGCAGCTGATAAGCTGGCAGGCGTACTGGAGTCCGTAGCGATCTCCGACGCAGCTGTGCCTGTTGTTGCTAATGTAACGGCTCGTCCGGTATCGGCTGCGTCCGATATTAAAAAATTGCTTGTAGAGCAGGTTTATTCTCCCGTATTATGGGAAGACAGCGTGAAGTACCTGATTGAGCAAGGGGTTGACACGTTTGTTGAGATCGGCTCGGGCACTGTGCTTGCCGGACTGATTAAAAAGATCGACAAATCGGTCAAAATCATTTCCGTCAACAGCCTTGAATCGTTGTCGAATGTAGAGGTATAA
- the fabG gene encoding 3-oxoacyl-[acyl-carrier-protein] reductase, with protein MFADLTGKKALVTGASRGIGRAIAIGLAEAGADVAINYSGSEAAAAETAQAVEALGRRAIIIKANVGKADQFEAMVKEVTEQFGAIDILVNNAGITRDNLIMRMKEEEFDEVIETNLKGVFNGIKAVTRPMMKQRSGRIINISSVVGTIGNPGQANYVAAKAGVIGLTKSSAKELSSRGITVNCIAPGFIQTEMTDKLTDEIKTAMSAQIPLARFGAAEDIANAVRFLASDAASYMTGQTIHVDGGMYM; from the coding sequence ATGTTTGCTGATCTGACCGGCAAAAAAGCGCTTGTTACCGGCGCTTCGCGCGGCATTGGCCGTGCAATTGCGATTGGCCTCGCCGAAGCGGGCGCTGACGTTGCCATCAATTATTCGGGCAGCGAAGCGGCCGCAGCCGAAACGGCGCAGGCGGTTGAAGCGCTTGGACGCCGCGCCATTATCATTAAAGCCAATGTCGGCAAAGCCGACCAGTTTGAAGCGATGGTCAAAGAAGTGACCGAACAATTTGGCGCGATTGACATTCTGGTGAATAATGCCGGCATTACAAGAGATAATTTAATTATGCGCATGAAGGAAGAGGAATTTGACGAAGTCATCGAAACGAACCTGAAAGGCGTCTTCAACGGCATTAAAGCTGTGACGCGCCCGATGATGAAGCAGCGTTCCGGCCGCATTATCAATATCTCCTCTGTTGTCGGCACGATCGGCAATCCCGGCCAAGCCAACTATGTGGCGGCAAAAGCCGGCGTCATCGGCTTGACCAAATCAAGCGCGAAGGAATTATCGTCCCGCGGCATTACGGTCAATTGCATCGCACCCGGCTTTATCCAAACCGAAATGACGGACAAGCTGACGGATGAGATCAAAACCGCGATGTCTGCGCAAATTCCGCTTGCACGTTTTGGCGCGGCGGAAGACATTGCGAATGCGGTTCGCTTCCTGGCGTCCGATGCAGCTTCCTACATGACTGGACAAACCATTCATGTAGACGGCGGAATGTATATGTAA
- the acpP gene encoding acyl carrier protein → MSEVVERVKRIVVDRLGVDEAEVTLEASFKDDLGADSLDVVELVMELEDEFDMEISDEDAEKITTVGEVVNYIQSLN, encoded by the coding sequence ATGTCCGAAGTAGTAGAACGTGTAAAACGTATCGTCGTCGACAGACTTGGCGTAGACGAAGCGGAAGTCACGCTGGAAGCTTCCTTTAAAGATGACCTCGGCGCTGACTCTCTTGATGTCGTGGAGTTGGTCATGGAGCTTGAAGACGAGTTTGATATGGAGATCTCTGATGAAGATGCAGAGAAGATCACCACAGTGGGAGAAGTTGTGAATTACATACAATCTCTTAACTAA